One segment of Engraulis encrasicolus isolate BLACKSEA-1 chromosome 7, IST_EnEncr_1.0, whole genome shotgun sequence DNA contains the following:
- the nectin1a gene encoding nectin cell adhesion molecule 1a, producing MVQVDESRSGYAGSQVDLGCQFINSDPPVKISQVTWQKFVNGSKQNVAIANPALGVSVLPPFKERVRFKNPMVRRPTPSLEDTTITFFALRLSDEAAYICEYTTFPAGNRENTVNLTVYARPMIQMSLSTPAIVAVQTNQKMTVATCVSANGKPPGVISWDTGLDGEENSQEIRNPDGTFTVRSDYIMVPTKQMHQRKLTCVTTYHNEKYSDSVTLNIQYEPDVTIEGYDGNWYLNRDSVQLVCQADANPPVSLYQWRFLNGSIPDNVEVRDNLLLFKGAVTYDLAGTYLCDATNSIGTRSAAVEVNVTEFPSFPHEISQGHQGLGAAIGMVALGSSLLVVAVTLLGVLFHRRQRTFKGDYSTKKHVLGSSSYRKGGSLPPYPALPQVLICPEEDDDVKKAQMYGRPISLTEDIHELQDSRGGSEQMNRSFSVESEVEGCGYGEQCFAFYDENELEMSVDMVPQMDGSVISKEEWYV from the exons ATGGTGCAGGTGGATGAGAGTCGTTCGGGCTACGCTGGCTCGCAGGTGGACCTGGGCTGCCAGTTCATCAACAGTGACCCGCCTGTCAAGATCTCACAG GTCACCTGGCAGAAGTTCGTCAACGGCTCCAAGCAGAACGTGGCCATCGCCAACCCGGCACTGGGCGTCTCGGTGCTGCCTCCGTTTAAAGAGCGCGTGCGCTTCAAGAACCCGATGGTGCGGCGGCCCACACCTTCCCTGGAGGACACCACCATCACGTTCTTCGCCCTCAGGCTGTCGGACGAGGCCGCCTACATCTGCGAGTACACCACCTTCCCAGCGGGGAACCGCGAGAACACCGTCAACCTCACCGTAtatg CCCGCCCCATGATTCAGATGAGCCTATCGACTCCGGCCATCGTGGCGGTGCAGACCAATCAGAAGATGACGGTGGCCACGTGCGTGTCGGCCAACGGGAAGCCCCCCGGCGTGATCTCCTGGGACACGGGCCTGGACGGCGAGGAGAACAGCCAGGAGATCCGCAACCCGGACGGCACCTTCACTGTGCGCAGCGACTACATCATGGTGCCCACCAAGCAGATGCACCAGAGGAAGCTGACCTGCGTCACCACCTACCACAACGAGAAGTACAGCGACAGCGTCACGCTCAACATACAGT ATGAGCCAGATGTGACTATTGAAGGATATGATGGGAACTGGTACCTAAACAGGGACAGTGTGCAGCTCGTGTGCCAAGCTGATGCCAACCCACCTGTCTCCTTGTACCAGTGGAGATT CTTGAACGGCTCTATTCCCGACAACGTGGAGGTGCGCGACAACCTCCTGCTCTTCAAAGGGGCCGTGACCTACGACCTGGCCGGCACGTACCTGTGCGACGCCACCAACAGCATCGGCACGCGCTCGGCTGCCGTGGAGGTCAACGTGACGG AGTTCCCCTCGTTCCCCCACGAGATCTCGCAGGGCCATCAGGGCCTGGGCGCCGCCATCGGGATGGTGGCCCTGGGCAGTTCCCTGCTGGTGGTGGCCGTCACCCTGCTGGGCGTGCTCTTCCACCGCCGCCAGCGCACCTTCAAGGGCGACTACAGCACCAAGAAGCACGTGCTGGGCAGCAGCAGCTACCGCAAGGGGGGCAGCCTCCCGCCGTACCCGGCCCTGCCCCAGGTGCTCATCTGCCCCGAGGAGGACGATGACGTCAAGAAGGCCCAGATGTACGGCCGGCCCATTAGCTTGACCGAGGACATCCACGAGCTGCAGGACagca GGGGCGGCTCGGAGCAGATGAACAGGTCCTTCAGCGTGGAGAGCGAGGTGGAAGGCTGCGGCTACGGCGAGCAGTGTTTCGCGTTTTACGACGAGAACGAACTGGAGATGTCGGTGGACATGGTGCCGCAGATGGACGGCTCGGTGATCTCGAAAGAGGAGTGGTATGTCTGA